Within Lolium rigidum isolate FL_2022 chromosome 5, APGP_CSIRO_Lrig_0.1, whole genome shotgun sequence, the genomic segment AGGAGTTCCTAAATATGAACGTTGAAGTCAACATTTCCAAACGCATCATCTACTTTTATTTGTTAATTGTGAAGTATGCCTATGTATTTTAATGCTTGATGCATGTAGACTTTCACATTTATTTGGTTGTAATAATAAAGTATTTTGAACCTCCATTTCAATTTATTTCATATTGCACATTTTCGGTGAAAATAACCTTAAACCTGCCTCACCGGATAGAAATCGGATTGCTGGAGACACCCAGACGTAAACAGACAATATTAGCCTGAAGACTATTTTTACGTCCACAAACCAATGCAAACAAACGCGCCCGGTCATTTTTAGGATCCCAGGCCAACGATGCAGGTGTGAGCGCGCCCGGCCGCCACCGGGGTTTGCATGTGGAGGAGCCCCTATCTTGTGTATCTCCTTCTCCTAGCTATGGTCTGCTCCGCTCAGTTCCAAGTTCCAACACGGGAGCATGTCGATAGAAAAAAAAACACGAAGGGCGACAGACAAAATGGTCCATGTCAAGCATCAGGGCACCACACAAAGAACCTTATCTTCTGGAAGAATTTAGGCACCCAGCTCTCGTTAACTCTGCCCGTGAAGGGAGAGTCACGCATGGTGACAAAGCCACACACGGGACGAAGACGATGGTACATGCATGCATGTCTCTTCCCTGACAACGAAGCGGCAGAGCCTTCCAAGAGGGCGTATCGGTTCTGTTCTTCTACTCCTCTCCTCCGCGTGCATAAATACCGGAGCTAAGCACAAGCAGACGACGTTCAAATCAATGGCGCCTCTGTTTCTCAAGAAGATGGACCGTTCTGGCGCCACCAGAATGCGCAGTTCGCACCTGCTCCTGCTACTGGTTGCGCTCCTCTCTTGTTTCCAGTGCCACCTCGCCGCCCGGCATGACCCGAAGCGCACGCCTGCCGTCGTCCACcccggcggcgcggccacggATGCTGCTTCCTCAGGTGCGCCACTAGCTTCAGATTGAAGTTGTTACTACACCTTACGTTCGGGCAAAAGTCCTAGCTAACATTCGGGCGCGATTCTTGTGCCATGTCGATCGATCGCAGGTGCCCCGGACGCCGTTCCGTGCCACGACAGGGCCGTCTGCAGCGAGAAGGGCCTGTTCTTCCCGCCGATCCCGCTCGTGCCGGAGCCGCCCAACATCGGCGGCGTGCCCATCCCTCCGAACCCGATcacgccggcgccgccgtccctCGTCCCGCCGGTGTTCCCCACCCCGTCTCCGCCGTCCATTCTGCCGCCGCTCGTCCCGCAGCCACCGCCGACGTCGTTGATACCGCCCGTGCTGCCGCTGCCGTTGCTtaacccgccgcctccgccgccaccgcccccgtCCATCCTGCCGCCGGTGCCCTTCTTACCGCCGACGCCGTTGATCCCTGGCTTCCCTGGCGTGCCTCCAGCTTCTTCCTCGAAGAACGGCCGACCGGCGAAACCATGAGGAGATGCTAGTCTTCTTGCGCTGATATATCTTCGTGGACATCAGGACATCCTATACCCAACATACTCCATTGTGTGCCCGTGCACTCCACTGTGTCTGTGACTCTGGCGTGGTTTTTGTTTGTTTTCGATGGCACTCCTCATATTAATCGAGCATATTTTGAGTTGCAATGTACTTCCTCCCTTCTATATTACTTATCGtagatttagatgtatctacacacaaAATATATCTAGACATATCTAAATAAGCCAAGTGTTGGCTCTCATGCATTATTTTAGGTTTATTGGAAACCCTGGACTCGCACTTCTGAGTTGTTCTAATAGCAATGAAGAAACACGGGGTTTTCCCATATAGTTCATTCTCAATTAAGGTTGGCTAGGAAATAAGGTTTTAGGAGGATAAGTGGCTAGATAATATTACACTCCGAGAATAATATCTAGCTCTGTGTAACATCGTGTGTCACGAATATACCTGTGCATTTCTCAGGCCGGGCCAAgcctcgggccgggccgaccAAAGCCCGAAGCAAAAAATCCTgacccaggcccggcccggcctgacCACCGGGCCGAAAAAAGTGTCCCAAGCTTGGCCCATCAAGGAGAAAGCccgtcgggcctcgggccgggccgctTCAGTAAAACACGTAAAATCGCCGCCCATGCCCGGCCCGGCCCAAGCATCGGGCCACAAAATCAGGCCCAAACCCGGAACagaggtgtcaacacccggagttttaagtccagatgcttaTTATGTCATacacgcaatcccaggaagattgtttttgtgagacataacagttgaatatcatagagtcatcatttattacaacacataatcgtcttacaacaatagatcacatgatcccataTTACACAAATGGTTGATCTATTGACCAACAACacaatacgtagcggaagcgaagtagtagtggactatctattccacaagcAACGCTTGATgttagaagatgctcctagttatcgtagacgtcctgttgtccgtcgtcttgatacagatgctcctcttcatagtctggcatttgaatagccagggacacagccatgagtactttaaagtactcgtaaACTAATACAAATGTAACTGCTTAGCAgttttagtaaggggtgctaatctctaggtttatttgcataaagccaagtttagttcataaacatttagtaaagactcctcattttaactaactaactcaagtgggaagatTAGtgccattcccacaactcagttgtgattcaagtcaagtcacctttcaaattcaagtcacaagtcaccattcatattttggaaaaattCTGatcggaacaatatggcctttccaactgtccatgaccgcggacgcggctaggataaccccgaatcatcgtaactcagtacgcggatcatcaaccataacctttcacttatataccctagtataggcacctctccccatgagcttggcctcccggtgaagacaaagcgtcaacccaggaactgcacagggcttgggtctgacattcacctcatattcacatcatttcacttgtaACGGAGGcatcctcggcataacccctatgatgcttgttaagagggaacccatactaagatacacaaacttctagttaagccctacccataatcaggtattgtgggggtacttgtataattggaagggtatcgcatccgaacccaatcatcagttttcatcaaaattcaccaagtcattcatgtcacatccaccttcaaaatctttcaaagtcatttcatttcacatattcccatctagagtagtcaattttatttagttagcaatagaaactagtcatgaggggtgctatctagctttgatttgctctatgctaactttgatgctgttgttctactctagaccaagtgaatcataaataaaaaataaactttgaaatacaataagcaaaataattgcaaggtaaaaacatgggataggttgatTAGACATAAAGTAAAtgatgatggtgccttgctcttgtagagctttgcattagggtggtttgcaagaatattagcttaccttgagtggggtagtgatcaaagttctcttcctcctcctgagagtagccctcctcctcctgatactcctcggtactagcgtctatacacgaatacgaggtatacaatcaccgaacaaaacttacatgctagactaaacacaccaaaggttcacacatgcttattctagcatcacatcattTATAGCTTGGtgattgactttgttttcttttaaagaaaaataatttcctctcattacaattattGATTTGGTTTGTGATAcggctcaaacgtatctataatttcttatgttccatgctacttttatgatgatactcacatgttttatacacattatatgtcattattatgcattttccggaactaacctattgacgagatgccgaagtgccgcttctcgttttctgctgtttttggtttcagaaatcctagtaaggaaatattctcggaattggacgaaatcaacgcccagcatcttataattccacgaagcttccagaacacctgagaggggccagaggagagccacaggcccaccacacaaggtggcggcgcggcccaggggggcgcccctattgtctggcggcctcgtcagccctccgactccgactcttcgcctataagaagccccctaacctaaatcttcgatacgaaaaagccacggtacgagaaaccttccagagacaccgccatcgcgaagccaagatctgggggacataagtctatgttccggcacgccgccgggatggggaagtgccccaggaaggcatctccatcgacaccaccgccatcttcatcaccgctgctgtctcccatgaggagggagtagttctccatcgaggctaagggctgtaccggtagctatgtggttaatctctctcctatgtacttcaatacaatgatctcatgagctgccttacatgattgagattcatatgagctttgtatcactattcatctatgtgctactctagtgatgttattaaagtactctattcctcctccatgatgtaatggtgacagtgtgtgcatcatgtagtacttggcgtagtttatgattgtgatctcttgtagattatgaaattaactattaatatgatagtattgatgtgatctattcctcctttcatagtctgtcggtgacggtgtgcatgctatgttagtacttggtataattgcgttggtctatcatgcactctaaggttatttaaataagaacattgaatgttgtggagcttgttaactccggcattgaggtgctcttgtagccctacacaattatgagaatattatctgttgttgaatgcttatgcattaaagaggagtccattatctggtgtctatgttgtcccggtatggatgtctgatacgtctccgacgtatcgataatttcttatgttccatgccacattattgatgatatctacatgttttatgcatactttatgtcatatttatgcattttccggaactaacctattgacgagatgccgaagggccgttctgttttctgctgtttttggtttcagaaatcctagtaaggaaatattctcggaattggacgaaatcaacgcccaggttcctatttttccacgaagcttccagaacacccgagagccaccagaggggagccctggtgggcccagatgatagggcggcgcggccagggccagggccgcgcccccctattgtgtcaccgcctcgtcgcccctccgactccgcctcttcgcctatttaaaggtccccgacctaaaacctcgagacggaaaagccacggtacgagaaaccttccgcagccgccgccatcgcgaagccaagatccgggggacaggagtctccgttccggcacgccgccggacggggaagtgccccggaaggcttctccatcgacaccaccgccatcttcatcaacgctgctgtctcccatgaggagggagtagttctccatcgaggctcggggctgtaccggtagctatgtggttcatctctctcctatgtactttaatacaataatctcatgagctgccttacatgattgagattcatatgatgatgcttgtaatctagatgtcattatgctagtcaagtgggttttacttatgtgatctccggagactcattgtcccacgtgtgtaaaggtgacagtgtgtgcaccgtgtgggtctcttaggctatatttcacggaatacttattcactgttatgaatggcatagtgaagtgcttatttatatccctttatgattgcaatgtgttttgtatcacaatttatctgtgtgctactctagtgatgttattaaagtattttattcctcctgcacggtgtaatggtgacagtgtgtgcatcgtgtagtacttggcgtaggctatgattgtgatcttttgtagattatgaagttaactattgctatgatggtattgatgtgatctatgcctcctttcgtagtgtgaaggtgacagtgtgcatgctatgttagtacttggtttggttatgttgatttgtcatgcactctaaggttatttaaatatgaacattgaatattgtggagcttgttaactccggcattgagggttcgtgtaatcctacacagttagtggtgttcatcatccaacaagagagtgtagagtctagcatctatttatttattccgttatgtgatcaaagttgagagtgtccactagtgaaagtatgatccctaggccttgttcctaaatactgctaccactgcttgtttactgttttactgcatctttacttcctgcaatattaccaccatcaaccacacgccagcaagcacttttctggcgccgttactactgctcatatttattcataccacctgtatttcactatctcttcgccgaactagtgcacctattaggtgtgttggggacacaagagacttcttgctttgtggttgcggggttgcatgagagggatatctttgacctcttcctccccgagttcgataaaccttgggtgatccacttaagggaaacttgctcgctgttctacaaacctctcgctcttggaggcccaacaccgtctacaagaatagaagcacacgtagacatcaagcacttttctggcgccgttgccggggaggaaaggtaaaaggcactcatactccggtcccaggtaaagtacttttctgttgcaattgtgtgtgtgctcgaagctatttcctttagatcctataattgcatctttttgtttcttgtttacactagtttggcataatggacaacaatgagcttcttattctatttcctgatttaagacatggatggtttgatgcgaaaattaaaaaacctatggaacatattagtatgaacgctttgaacaccattgttgataatgatatagaaaattctaagcttgggggagctggctttgatgagcatgatatttttagtcccccaagcattaaggagaaaatttactttgatgatactttgcctcctatttatgatgattataatgatattggtcttttagtaccgcctgttatggaggataaatttgattatgattacaatatgcctcctatatttgatgatgagaataataatgatagctactttgttgaatttgctcccactacaactaataaaattgactatgcttatgtggagagtaataattttatgcatgagactcatgataagaatgtttcatttgatagttatattgttgagtttgctcatgatgctactggatattattatgagagaggaaaatatggttgtagaaattttcatgttactaaaacacctctctatatgctgaaatttttgaagttacacttgttttatctttttatgcttgttgcatcatgcttcatgaatttgtttatttacaagattccttttcataggaagcatgttagacttaaatttgttttgaatttgccttttgatgctctcttttgcttcaactactatttcttgcgagtgcatcattaaaaccgctgagcccatcttaatggctataaagagagaacttcttgggagataacccatgtgtttattttgttacagtacttttattttgtatttgtgtcttggaagttgttactactgtagaaacctctccttatcttagttttgttgcattgttgtgccaagtaaagtctttgatagtaaggttcatactagatttggattactgcgcagaaacagatttcttgctcgtcacgaatctgggcctaattctctgtaggtaactcagaaaattatgccaatttacgtgagtgatcctctgatatgtacgcaactttcattcaatttgagaattttcatttgagcaagtctggtgccttaataaaattcgtctttacggactgttctgttttgacagattctgccttttatttcgcattgcctgttttgctgtgttggatggatttctttgttccattaccttccagtagctttgtgcaatgtccagaagtgttaagaatgattgtttcacctctgaacatgtgaatttttgattatgcactaaccctctaatgagtttgtttcgagtttggtgtggaggaagttttcaagggtcaagagaggaggatgatatactacgatcaagaagagtgaaaagtctaagcttggggatgcccccgtggttcatccctgcatatttcaagaagactcaagcatctaagcttggggatgcccaaggcatccccttcttcatcgacaacttatcaggtttcttctcttgaaactatatttttatttcatcacatcttatgtgctttgcttggagcgtcggtttgtttttgtttgaacaaaatggatcctagcattcattgtgtgggagagagacacgctccgctgttgcatatggacaaatatgtccttaggctttactcatagtattcatggcgaaggttgaatcttcttcgttaaattgttatatggttggaatcgggaaatgctacatgtagtaattctaaaatgtcttaaataatttgatacttggcaattgttgtgctcatgtttaagctcttgcatcatatactttgcacctattaatgaagaaatacatagagcttgctaaaatttggtttgcatatttggtctctctaaagtctagataatttctagtattgggtttgaacaacaaggaagacggtgtagagtcttataatgtttacaatatgtcttttatgtgagttttgctgcaccggttcatccttgtgtttgtttcaaataaccttgctagcctaaaccttgtatcgagagggaatacttctcatgcatccaaaatccttgagccaaccactatgccatttgtgtccaccatacctacctactacacatggtatttctccgccattccaaagtaaatttcttgagtgctacctttaaattttcatcattcgcctttgcaatatatagctcatgggacaaatagcttaaaaactattgtggtattgaatatgtacttatgcactttatctcttattaagttgcttgttgtgcgataaccatgttcctggggatgccatcaactactctttgttgaatatcatgtgagttgctatgcatgtccgtcttgtctgaagtaagggagatctaccactttaatggttagagcatgcatattgttagaggagaacattgggccgctaactaaagccatgaatcatggtggaagtttcagttttggacatatatcctcaatatcatatgagaatactaattgttgctacatgcttatgcattaaagaggaatccattatctgttgtctatgttgtcccggtatggatgtctaagttgagaataatcaaaagcgagaaatccaaaatgcgagctttctccttagacctttgtacaggcggcatagaagtacccctttgtgacacttggttaaaacatgtgtattgcgatgatcccggtagtccaagctaattaggacaaggtgcgggcactattagtatactatgcatgaggcttgcaacttgtaagatataatttacatgatacatatgctttattactaccgttgacaaaattgtttcatgttttcaacaccaaagcactagcacaaatatagcaatcaatgcttccctctttgaaggaccattcttttacttttatgttgagtcagttcacctatttctctccacctcaagaagcaaacacttgtgtgaactgtgcattgattcccacatacttgcatattgcacttgttatattactctatgttgaaaatatccatgagatatacatgttacaagttgaaagcaaccgctgaaacttaatcatcctttgtgttgcttcaatacctttactatgaatttattgctttacgagttaactcttatgcaagacttattgatgcttgtcttgaaagtactattcatgaaaagtctttgctttatgattcatttgtttactcatgtcattaccattgttttgatcgctgcattcattacatatgcttacaatagtatgatcaaggttatgatggcatgtcactccggaaattatctttgttatcgtttactcgctcgggacgagcaggaactaagcttggggatgctgatacatctccaacgtatcgataatttcttatgttccatgccacattattgatgatatctacatgttttatgcatactttatgtcatatttatgcgttttccggaactaacctattgacgagatgccgaacggccagttgctgttttctgttgtttttggtttcagaaatcctagtaaggaaatattctcggaatcggacgaaatcaacgcccaacatcctattttgccacgaagcttccagaacacccgagagccaccagaggggagccctggtgggcccagatgatagggcggcgcggccagggcctgggccgcgcccccctattgtgtcaccgcctcgtcgcccctccgactccgcctcttcgcctatttaaaggtccctgacctaaaacctcgagacggaaaagccacggtacgagaaaccttccagagccgccgccatcgcgaagccaagatccgggggacgggagtctccgttccggcacgccgccgggaccgggaagtgccccggaaggcttctccatcgacaccaccgccatcttcatcaacgctgctcgtctcccatgaggagggagtagttctccatcgaggctcggggctgtaccggtagctatgtggttcatctctctcctatgtacttcaatacaataatctcatgagctgccttacatgattgagattcatatgatgatgcttgtaatctagatgtcattatgctagtcaagtgggttttacttatgtgatctccggagactccttgtcccacgtgtgtaaaggtgacgagtgtgtgcaccgtgtgggtctcttaggctatatttcacagaatacttattcactgttatgaatggcatagtgaagtgcttatttatatccctttatgattccaatgtgttttgtatcacaatttatctgtgtgctactctagtgatgttattaaagtagtttattcctcctgcacggtgtaatggtgacagtgtgtgcatcgtgtagtacttggcgtaggctatgatcgtgatctcttgtagattatgaagttaactattgctatgatggtattgatgtgatctatgcctcctttcgtagtgtgaaggtgacagtgtgcatgctatgttagtacttggtttggttatgttgatctgtcatgcactctaaggttatttaaatatgaacattgaatattgtggagcttattaactccggcattgagggttcgtgtaatcctacatagttactggtgttcatcatccaacaagagagtgtagagtctagcatctatttatttattctgttatgtgatcaaagttgagagtgtccactagtgaaagtatgatccctaggccttgttcctaaatactgctaccgctgcttgtttactgttttactgcatctttacttcctgcaatattaccaccatcaaccacacgacagcaagcacttttctggcgccgttactattgctcatatttattcataccacctgtatttcactatctcttcgccgaactagtgcacctattaggtgtgttggggacacaagagacttcttgctttgtggttgcagggttgcatgagagggatatctttgacctcttcctccctgagttcgataaaccttgggtgatccacttaagggaaacttgctgctgttctacaaacctctgctcttggagtcccaacactatctacaagaatagaagcacccgtagacatcaatgtctaagttgagaataatcaaaagcgagaaatccaatgcgaactttctccttagacctttgtacaggcggcatagaggtacccctttgtgacacttggttgaaacatatgctatgcaatgataatccatgttaatccaagctaattaggacaaggtgcgagcactattggtaatctatgcatgaggcttgcaacttataagatgtcttatacataacacatatgatttattactaccgttgacaaaattgtttctatgttttcaaaatgaaaagctctagcacaaaaataataatccatgcttccctctgcgaagggccattcttctactttattgttgagtcagtttacctattctttctatcttagaagcaaacacttgtgtcaactgtgtgcattgattcttacatgtttacctattgcacttgttatattactttgtgttgacaattatccatgagatatacatgttgaagttgaaagcaaccgctgaaacttaaatctacctttgtgttgtttcaaagcttttactttgaatttattgctttatgagttaactcttatgcaagtcttattgatgcttgtcttgaaagtactattcatgaaaagtctttgctatatgattcgagttgtttactcattatcttcactattgctttgaatcagttcattcatctcatatgctttacaatagtatgatcaagattatgtaagtagcatgtcactacaaaaattattctttttatcgtttacctactcgagggcgagtaggaactaagcttgggggcgccccctgttgtctggctgcctcgtcagccctccgactccgactctttgcCTATAAGaaaccccctgacctaaatcttcgatacgaaaaagccacggtacgagaaaccttccagagccgccgccatcgcgaagccaagatctgggggacagaagtctctgttccggcacgccgccgggatggggaagtgcccccggaaggcatctccatcgacaccaccgccatcttcatcaccgctgatgtctcccatgaggagggagtagttctccatcgaggctaagggctgtaccggtagctatgtggttaatctctctcctatgtacttcaatacaatgatctcatgagctgccttacatgattgagattcatatgagctttgtatcactattcatctatgtgctactctagtgatgttattaaagtactctattcctcctccatgatgtaatggtgacgagtgtgtgcatcatgtagtacttggcgtagtttatgattgtgatctcttgtagattatgaagttaactattactatgattgtattgatgtgatctattcctcctttcatagtctgtcggtgacggtgtgcatgctatgttagtacttggtataattgcgttggtctatcatgcactctaaggttatttaaatatgaatatttaatgttgtggagcttgttaactccggcattgaggtgctcttgtagccctacacaattaatggtgttcatcatccaacaagagagtgtagagtggttttattatgtgatcaatgttgagagtgtccactagtgaaagtatgatccctaggccttgcttccgaatagaaaaggcactcacactcctcccacgccagcaagctattttctggcaccgtttgtttactgttttactgcatctttacttcctgcaatattactaccatcaactgcacgccagcaagctattttctggcgccgttactactgctcatattcattcataccacttgtatttcactatctcttcgccgaactagtgcacctatacatctgacaagtgtattgggtgtgttggggattgtatcgtgattgcagggttgcttgagagggatatctttgacctcttcctccctgagttcgataaacctcaggtgattcacttaagggaaacttgctgctgttctacaaacctctgctcttggaggcccaacactgtctacgggaatagaagcgtgcgtag encodes:
- the LOC124654449 gene encoding 36.4 kDa proline-rich protein-like — its product is MAPLFLKKMDRSGATRMRSSHLLLLLVALLSCFQCHLAARHDPKRTPAVVHPGGAATDAASSGAPDAVPCHDRAVCSEKGLFFPPIPLVPEPPNIGGVPIPPNPITPAPPSLVPPVFPTPSPPSILPPLVPQPPPTSLIPPVLPLPLLNPPPPPPPPPSILPPVPFLPPTPLIPGFPGVPPASSSKNGRPAKP